The DNA sequence CCGTAAAACCAAAGGGTCGAAGCCCAAACCCAACTCAAAACCACAAGAGGAGAGGAAATCAATGACTTCGCATTCAAGCAGCAGGAATGCTACAGGTTACCctactaagtttttttttttttttNNNNNNNNNNNNNNNNNNNNTTAATCTTTTATtgaaggatgtcttttaaagtttaaaattaaCACCATACTAACACCGTCAAAGCTAAGGGGAAAGGGCGTAATTttcccccaagaaaaaaaaaggagagagagagagcattttcttggatttaaatgatttagagGAAAAAGATTTTTGTCAATCTAGCACAAAAAACGACAAGACTATGCAAAGATATGAAAAGACTGTGTTATCGGCTCTTGATGTGGTTTAAATATGCTCTTACACGCCCTTCCATTAGTTCGTTGATGTTTCCTACGTCAAACCGACAAAGTTCTCTTGCctataatttaataataattattagtttttttcttattacttCTTTAGCATCTTTCTATCTAGAAATGGTAGTCTTCTCATGGTTAACAATCTTAGTTATTGTAAGAAATATTAACATTGTTATTATAGTCTATTATCTTTGTATAAGATGAAATTATTAGATCATTCTATATGTGGGGAGGAATCTGCATGCATTCCAATGGCAGTGCAAGAAATAATATAATCCACATGTACCCCATATAtgtaaataaaggagagggaaTGTCAATATAGCCCACATCTCATTATGTGAGAAGGTACACATTAGACTTTACGGTCTACACTCAGTTGTCAGGCActtattttttctctaaaataaaCATTAAAAGGGAGAAATGAATCTAGTGGTGTTTTTATGTCTATATTGCCAGTTATAACCCAATTTTAATACATTTTCCTGACTTGTTTTGAATCCAATTTGATCTATAAGATGGATGTGAGGAACACTTCAATTGTACACGAGCAAAGAGAATCAAACACAGGCACTTGTGTGTGTTTGGCAAGAAAAAGCATTGGGCCTAAGACCCTTGTcccaatggttttttttttttttaaataataagtATCACAGTctggcttgactagtcccacgggtcTATATTGACCCCATAATTACATGGATATGATCATACCATGGTTGAATTAGAAGCATTCAACTTTCATCGAAATTTCttagagtgaaaaaaaaaaaaaaatcaattttttttatccagAATTTATAGTTGTTGGTAGAgcgagggaaaaaaaaaaacttttaatgACAAGGAATCAAGTCAGTTGGCAACCCAATGACAGGCCATTTTCAATGGCATGGGCGGGTCAGAATACGATCCATCGACGATCCGGTCAAAAACCCATTTGTTTGCAGCTTCGGTGTAATGAACTCCATCCCAGTTGATCCGAACCGATGGATCTTTGCAAGATCGCCCAAGCAGAAtctgttttccatttttcataaTCTTTGATCCACAGCCCATGTGCCTGTTGTAGTTGTACTTCCCACCATGCCCACAGCAAGCTACAAGAGGGAGTTCAAACCCTGCATCCCCCCNNNNNNNNNNNNNNNNNNNNNNNNNNNNNNNNNNNNNNNNNNNNNNNNNNNNNNNNNNNNNNNNNNNNNNNNNNNNNNNaaaaaaaaaaaaaaaaaaaaaaaaactgattcgaAAACCAATCAAAACCAGACCGAACCATGGTTTGGTTCCCATATGTAATAATAGGAAGAAGCAAAAGATTTGATTGATTTTAGTTACCATGCTTGGAGGCCTTGCTGATGAGGAAGTACTTGACAGAATAAACATCTACATAGGTAATGGAAGCCAATGGGAGATCTTTCCTGAGTTGAGCCATAGCCTCTTTTAATCTGATATTGAAGAACTGAGCCACCTCATTGAAGGGACTGGCACACCCAGCTTTATCTACTTGTGCAGCTGTGATGAGCAACCGATCCATAATGTAGGGAAGGCAGCCCACTGGGCCTGTGTTGTGTATCCAGAAGGACCTCCCTCCTTCCCCATATATATACTGCTTTCACAAGTCCAAGTTTTCAAACTTCTCCTCACCCACATTACAAATGAAACTTGAATCCAAAAGAGAGAAtatttaggttgtgtttggcatgtattcttggaatagattctgGGTCGAGAACCCATTCTGAaatgttgttttttatttatttttttgcttaagaatgtattctagacccaaaatctattATGAAAATTCATACCAAGCATAGTAATAAGCCCAAAGAGAGACTTATCGTAAAGTTACTCACCTTTATGATAGTAGTGAACTGATCTAGTAAATCAGGGACGTATGCCCAAAGAGACTTATCGTAAGGTTACTCACCTTTATGATAGTAGTGAACTGATCTAGTAAATCAGGGACGTATGCCCTAACTTGGTCAATCGACATGTTAAGGAAGTAGCCAGCCGTTAGATCATTCTGACCGATGTCAAATGTGTACAAGGCACGAGAGAAGCTCTCTTCCGTGGGCATCAATTCCTGCCAAACAAATCCTACACCAAAAtacccaaagaaaaataattcatCCTATTTCAATATCAATTTCAATGTAATCTAGTCTGAATTCAACCTACTGTTACTATCGATGATCACtaataaggaaattttttttaaaaaatggtaATTTTATATTTGATGAAGCTTACTAGAAAGACCCAAAACCATAAGGCATTAGGTGGAGATAAATCCTCAAATATATAAAGAACCAAGGACCTAAACTCACCATCATATGAATACAGTACGGTTCTCAACATCTCAATATATCAACACTCCCTTTAATGTGTAGCTTCTGCATACTTGACTCTACAGGTGGACAAACAACTTGGGGAGGATAACAAATGGTTCCGGCTTTGATATTATGTTAGATAGTCAAACCAAAAAC is a window from the Macadamia integrifolia cultivar HAES 741 chromosome 5, SCU_Mint_v3, whole genome shotgun sequence genome containing:
- the LOC122078198 gene encoding GDSL esterase/lipase At3g26430-like isoform X1, with protein sequence MDCYQLFRLVVVVSCALVSVMITSFPETSLVFGLSQRTPCEFDAIFNFGDSNSDTGGLSAAFGQAPPPNGETYFHAPAGRYSDGRLVIDFIAESLGLPYLNAYLDSVGSNFTHGANFATAASTIRPQNITLSQGGFSPFSLNVQFYQFNDFHRRSQEARRQGFVWQELMPTEESFSRALYTFDIGQNDLTAGYFLNMSIDQVRAYVPDLLDQFTTIIKYIYGEGGRSFWIHNTGPVGCLPYIMDRLLITAAQVDKAGCASPFNEVAQFFNIRLKEAMAQLRKDLPLASITYVDVYSVKYFLISKASKHGFELPLVACCGHGGKYNYNRHMGCGSKIMKNGKQILLGRSCKDPSVRINWDGVHYTEAANKWVFDRIVDGSYSDPPMPLKMACHWVAN
- the LOC122078198 gene encoding GDSL esterase/lipase At3g26430-like isoform X2, which produces MDCYQLFRLVVVVSCALVSVMITSFPETSLVFGLSQRTPCEFDAIFNFGDSNSDTGGLSAAFGQAPPPNGETYFHAPAGRYSDGRLVIDFIGFVWQELMPTEESFSRALYTFDIGQNDLTAGYFLNMSIDQVRAYVPDLLDQFTTIIKYIYGEGGRSFWIHNTGPVGCLPYIMDRLLITAAQVDKAGCASPFNEVAQFFNIRLKEAMAQLRKDLPLASITYVDVYSVKYFLISKASKHGFELPLVACCGHGGKYNYNRHMGCGSKIMKNGKQILLGRSCKDPSVRINWDGVHYTEAANKWVFDRIVDGSYSDPPMPLKMACHWVAN